One region of Eupeodes corollae chromosome 1, idEupCoro1.1, whole genome shotgun sequence genomic DNA includes:
- the LOC129938868 gene encoding uncharacterized protein LOC129938868 isoform X5 — translation MCKPASVTMRPYFGLLLLCFGFLTDISCQEAPSSEFAPRVSATCKAGTMNIKVHFNGPYSGAVHARDFRIPSCMVLGNGSDTVGFSLNLFANQGQPDYCGILVSNVSADKTEERSIQLAVRVHKTLELADDKFYVITCGKTGFPKDDNAHVILKFLENDRRVRETVYGRSYTIRAELTKPNATNGIRVSNCFAFDKKNISFPLIDEKGCSVDPKIITTFSPNSDGTSASASLKSMFKFPEGSEVHLQCDVHQCSTKCIEDLFCEDERAIAGLSWTSPPVKGSRTLNETDEGSLLGATTVFVLDPAEAPLVSTLCEDTGIRPSWLLWLTITLGVLFLIMLLMNIFLCTAMSFSCARTEIIEKDASIIEEYDPYRSWHGSQYGSRYSLHGREGHNKGYASGGSTIQSNRSLPIDTDHYAIVHSRPGSRHSGVYGHRSRGPPSNL, via the exons ATATCATGTCAAGAAGCACCATCAAGCGAATTCGCTCCACGTGTATCAGCAACATGCAAAGCCGGAACAATGAACATAAAAGTCCATTTCAATGGACCCTACTCAGGAGCTGTACATGCTAGAGATTTTCGCATTCCAAGTTGCATGGTCTTGGGCAATGGATCCGATACAGTTGGATttagtttgaatttatttgcCAACCAGGGACAGCCGGATTATTGTGGCATTCTGGTTAGCAACGTGAGTGCAGAT AAAACCGAAGAAAGATCAATTCAACTTGCAGTACGAGTTCATAAAACACTAGAATTGGCTGATGATAAGTTTTATGTAATAACTTGCGGCAAGACTGGATTCCCAAA GGACGACAATGCTCATGTTATTTTGAAGTTCTTAGAAAATGATCGACGAGTTCGAGAAACCGTTTACGGTCGTTCATATACAATTCGGGCTGAATTGACAAAGCCAAATG CAACTAACGGCATACGAGTATcaaattgttttgcttttgatAAAAAGAATATCAGTTTTCCATTGATTGACGAAAAAgg TTGTTCGGTTGATCCAAAAATTATTACCACATTCTCACCAAATTCCGATGGAACATCAGCAAGTGCTTCACTCAAGTCAATGTTTAAATTTCCTGAAG GATCTGAAGTGCATCTCCAATGTGACGTCCATCAGTGCTCAACCAAATGCATTGAGGATCTCTTCTGTGAAGATGAACGAGCTATTGCGGGACTTAGTTGGACATCACCACCTGTCAAAGGTAGCCGAACTTTGAACGAAACCGACGAAGGCAGTCTTCTAGGTGCAACCACAGTTTTTGTCCTTGATCCAGCAGAGGCTCCTT taGTCTCAACGCTCTGTGAAGATACTGGAATACGACCATCATGGCTCTTGTGGCTTACAATCACTCTTGGAGTGTTGTTCCTAATTATGTTACTTATGAACATCTTCCTTTGCACGGCAATGAGCTTTAGCTGTGCTCGAACTGAG ATAATTGAAAAAGATGCATCGATCATTGAAGAATATGACCCATACAGAAGTTGGCATGGAAGCCAATATGGATCAAGATATTCGCTGCACGGACGCGAAGGTCATAACAAAGGATACGCGAGTGGGGGCTCAACGATTCAATCGAATAG GTCATTACCAATTGATACCGATCATTATGCAATTGTTCATTCACGTCCTGGCTCTAGACATTCCGGTGTTTATGGACATCGATCCAGAGGACCTCCTAGTAACttgtaa